The DNA region CGATGGCGCGGCGTCTCGTTGTCGAAAGCAAAGCCCGGCCCGCCGTGCCCGATCTCTTGCAGCCCGCCGCCGAAGCGGTGCCACGTCAGCGGCAAGGCTACCCGCCGTACCGCGCGCTCCTGTCCCTGTTGGCGCAGTGCGGCCGGCCCGTCCGCCTCGTGGTAGGCAGGCCAGAGCGGATTGCACGACAGCAGGTGCTTGACGTCGGTGACGATCAGTTCCTGGTGCTGCTGCTCATGCTGCAGGCCCAGTTCGACCAGGGCAGCCAGCTCGGCATCGTCGGCACGCGCGCGCAGCAGCTGCTGCATCCGCGCATCCACATGCGAGCGGTAGGCCAGCACATGGGGCAGTGCCGGGCGCGTCAGCAGCCCGCGCTGCGGCCGCGGGTGCTGTTCGCCCACGCCGTTGTAGTACGAGTTGAACAGCACGCGGAAAGCCGGATGGAACGGGGTGAAGTCGGCGGCATACCGCTCCAGCAAAAAGGTCTCGAAGAACCAGGTGGTGTGCGCCAGGTGCCATTTGACCGGGCTGGCGTCGGGCATGGACTGCGCGCAGCAATCCTCGTCCGACAACGGCTGCGCCAGAGCGACGGTCTGCTGCCGCACCTGGGCAAAACGCCGCTCCAGCAGCGTCTGCCGCCCCGGCAGCGGCGGGTACGGAGAAGGGACGGCAGAGGCTTCACGCGTGGCGATGGCAGACATCACCGTCTCCTCAGGTGCGGGCATGCACCATGGCATACCAACCGCGCTCGTCCGTCCACGCCTGCGGCTGCGAGAAGCCGGCCTGCGCCAGCATCTTGGAAAACACGGGCACGGTGTACTTGTAGCTGTTCTCCGTGTGGATGCGCTCGCCCGCAGCGAAGTCGCGCCCGCCACCGGCCCAGCGCACACGCTGCGGCGTCCGGGCTTCGAGGTGCATCTCGATGCGCGACGTCGCCGTGTTGAAGAACGCGCGGTGCTGCCACTGCTGCGGGTCGAAGTCGGCCTGGATGAGCCGGTTCACATGGGACAGGATGTTGCGGTTGAATGCCGCCGTCACGCCAGCCGCATCGTCGTAGGCGGCCTCCAGCACGGCCGTGTCCTTCGGCAGGTCGATGCCAATGAGCAGTCCGCCGTTGGCGCCCGCCAGCTCCCGCATGTGCGTCAGCAGCTCAACGGCCTGTGGCGGATCAAAATTGCCGATCGACGAGCCGGGGTAGAACACGAGCCGATGGGTCTGCGGCAGATCAGCCGGCAACTGCACGCCGCGCGTGATGTCGCCACCGACGGCCCGCGCATCCAGACCGGGCAGATCGGCGCGCAGGCGGGCCACGCCGTCCTGCAGATAGTCCGCCGAAATATCGATCCCGATGAAGTAGAACGGCTGGAGCAGCCTGCAGAGCCCACGCGCCTTTTCGCAGCTGCCGGCGCCCAGTTCGATGACCACGCCCCCCTTGCCGATGGCCCGGGCGATGTCCGGGCCGTGCCCGACCATCAAGGCGTGCTCGGTGCGCGTGGGGTAGTACTCCGGAACCTCCGTAATCTGGGTGAAGAGCTCGGACCCCTTCTGGTCGTAAAAATATTTGGGAGAGATGCCCGGCACCTCCCGCAGCAGCCCGTCGATGATGTCCTGGTAGGCATGTCGGCCCCGCGCGCGGGCATCGCCCCTCTGCTTCGGAGCGGCAGAAAGAGCCGCAGGCGTTCGCCGGTCAAACCAGGCGGTCCGGGGGAACAAGGAGGCGCGGGGCGAAGGAAGGGCTGTAGGCATAGGCTCATAGCCTAGGGTGGTACCGCCCCGCCTGGCGCAAGCCGGCATGGCGAGGCGCGGTAGGACGGTGGCGCGTACCGACAAAGCGCCCTTGCGCACGAGCGCCATTCGTGATGGGGCCTCCATGGCCGACGGGCATGCCTGCGGCCAACCTCATCAGGGTGCACCCGCACCACAATGCCCGGCGCAGCGCAGGCCCAACGGCCAGCGATGTGCAGCGTGCATGGAACTGCTGCACACTCGCGCCGCTCCAGGTTGTGGCGGCTGCGGCGACTGCCCATCCCCGGCGCCGCCTGGTCCGATATCCCACTTTTGCTTTTACCGCCATGGATTCACTGACCCAGATCGCCCTCGGTTCCGCCGTCACCCTGGCCGCCATGGGCCGGCGCACCGCCGCCTGGAAAGCCGTGTTATGGGGCGCCATCGCCGGCACGCTGCCCGACCTGGACGCGTTCATCGACCACGGCAACGCCATCGCCAACATGGTGCGGCACCGCGGCGAGAGCCACGCGCTGCTCTACCTCACGCTACTGTCCGTGCCGCTCGGCGGATTGGTAGCACGGCTGCACGGGGAGACGCAGCAGTGGCGGCGCTGGTGCTTCGCCTTGTGGCTGGCCCTCATCACGCACCCGCTGCTGGACTGGATGACGGTCTATGGCACGCAACTGCTGCTCCCGTTCACCGACTACCCGTTCGGCGTGGGCAGCATCTTCATCATCGACCCGCTGTACACCGTGCCCCTGCTGGTGGGTGTCACCGCCGCCCTGCTCCTGCACGACCGGAGGGGCTTGCACTGGAACGGGTGGGGCCTGGTCTGCAGCAGCCTCTACCTGGCCTGGAGCGTGGCAGCGCAGCATTACGTGACCGGGGTGGCGATGGCCTCGCTGCACGCCCAGGGCGTGCGGGCCGAGCGCGTTCTCGTCACGCCTTCCCCCTTCAACACCCTGCTGTGGCGGGTGGTCGCCGTCACCCCCACCCAGTACCTCGAAGGCTTCTATGCGCTGGCGGACGGCGATCGGCCGATGCGGTGGAGCCGGCACGAACGCGGCGCCGACCTGCTGGCCCGCTACCGGAGCCAGGTGCATGTGCAACGTCTGCAACGCTTCAGCCACGGGTTCATGCGCATGGAACAGGACGCACGCGGCCATGTCTTCGCGACCGACCTGCGCATGGGCCAGGAGCCGCATTACTTCTTCCACTTCGATCTGGGGCCGGCGGATGACTTGCAGGGCAGCGGCGGCCCCGTCACGCAGCACGGTACGCGTCCTGACATCGCCGCGGCCCTCCCGGCCTTGTGGCACCGCATGTGGGGCCGTGACGGAGGCGAAGGGGCTTACGGCGCAGACGCATCGGGCCGCCCCTGATCCTTCGCCCGTCCGGCCTCCTCGCTCACGCGTCCCCAACGAAAAAGGCCGGCGCATGCGCCGGCCTTCCCGCCATGAAGGAAACGGACCGTTTTAGAAGCGGTAGCCCACGCCCACGCCCACCAGCAGCGGGTCCACTTTGAACGTGCCCACCTTGGTGCCGGCCGAGCGCACGTCGGTCTTGATGTAGACCTTCTTCACGTCGAAGTTGAGGGACCAGTTCTTGTCCAGGGCGTAGTCGAAGCCGATCTGGAGCGCGCCGCCAAAGCTGTTCTTCTTGACGGAAGGCTGGAGGGCCGCGTCCACGGCGGGGTCGAAGCGCACGCTGGAGAAGCGGGTGTAGTTCACGCCAGCGCCCACGTAGGGCTTGAACGCGCCGAAGTTGGTGAAGTGGTATTGCGCCGTCAGCGTGGGCGGCAGGTGCTTGAGCGAACCGATCTTGCCCAGATTGCCCAGAGCGCCGTTGGAGCGCAGGTCGTGCTTTTGCGGGTACGTCAGGATCAGCTCGGCAGCGAAGTTGGGCGAGAAGAAGTAGCTGATGTCGAACTCGGGGAACGTTTTGTCGTTGATCGACAGACCCAGGTTGGGGTTGGTGGAGCCCCCGTTGTCGCTGTCCAGGTGCAGGGCACGCACCCGCACTTGCCATGGGCCAACGTCGGCCTGCTGCGCGAAGGCAGCACCAGAGGTCATTGCGCACAGGACGGCCACGGCCAGCAGATTCTTTTTCATAGGAACTCGATGCGGTTGAACGGGGACGACCCCCGTGCAACGTATTGGGCCTACAAAGCGTAGGGACTGCCTTGCCGCAGATCAAACGCTTCGCCGATGCCGCAGCGTCGCCCGCAGACGTTGCGCCCGTGCATCGGGCGGCCTGTGCAGCCGGTCAGGAGGCGTGGGGCGCAGCACCGCTGCGGCCGCGCAGCCGCTGCACCAGCGTGACGCCCATCAACACCACCGCACCCGCCACGATGCCGACCAGGGCGTTCAGCGCGCTGGAAGCCAGCACGCTCCAGAGGCCCGCCGCGGGGCCACGGGCGGCCGCCGCGGCCAGGCCCTCCACGGCGTGCGCCAACACGGGCACGCCATGCACCAGGATGCCGCCGCCGACGAGGAACATGGCCGCGGTGCCGGCCACCGACAGGCCCTTCATCAGCCAGGGCGCCGCGGCGACGATGCCGCGCCCCAGGGCCTGCGCCGCGCTGGCGTTCTTGCGGCTGAGCCACAGGCCCAGGTCGTCGAGCTTGACGATGCCGGCGACGAAGCCGTACACGCCCACCGTCATCAGCACGGCGATGCCCGCCAGCACGGCCACCTGCTGGCCGAACGGCGCGTCGGCCACAGTGCCCAGCGTGATGGCGATGATCTCGGCCGACAGGATGAAGTCGGTGCGCACGGCGCCCTTCACCTTGTCCTTCTCGAAGGCCGCCATGTCCACCGCCGGATGGGCGTTCGCCTGCGCGTGTGCCTCGCGGGCGGCGTCCTCGCGCGGCGCGTCGTGGCGGTGCAGGAACTTGTGGGCCAGCTTCTCGAACCCTTCGAAGCACAGGAAGGCACCGCCCACCATGAGGAGCGGCGTCACCGCCCACGGCAGGAAGGCGCTGATCAGCAGTGCCGCCGGCACCAGGATCGCCTTGTTGACCAGCGAACCCTTGGCCACCGCCCAGACCACGGGCAGCTCCCGCTCGGCGCGCACGCCCGTGACCTGCTGCGCGTTGAGCGCGAGGTCATCGCCCAGCACGCCGGCCGTCTTCTGCGCGGCGACCTTGGTCATGGCGGAGACGTCGTCGGCCATGGCGGCGCTCTTCTTGGCGGCCACCTTGGTCATGAGGGCCACATCGTCGAGGACGGTGGCGATATCGTCGAGCAGGGTGAGCAGACTGGCACCGGCCATGGGAGCGCTCCGGGAGGATGGATCGGAAGCGCATTATCAATAAAAATGCTCTCAGCGCTTGTCAGACAAGCGCTGAGAGCTATGCTTTTGATAGTGCGCCGATGCGGTGCGCGGTCAGCCCACCCACTTGCGCGCGTTGCGCCAGATGCGCATCCACGCGCTGAACTGGTCAGCGTCGCCGCTGGTCCAGCTCATCTGGATGTTGCGGAACACGCGCTCGGGGTGCGGCATCATGGCCGTGAAGCGGCCGTCCGCCGTGGTCACCGCCGTCAGGCCGCCCGCGCTGCCGTTCGGGTTGAACGGGTACTGCTCGGTGGCTGCGCCGTGGTTGTCCACGTAACGCATCGCCGCAATCGCCTGCGCCGCATTGCCGCGGCGGCTGAAGTTGGCGTAGCCCTCGCCATGTGCCACCGCGATCGGCAGCCGGCTGCCGGCCATGCCGGCAAAGAACAGGCTGGGTGACTCCAACACCTCCACCAGCGACAGGCGGGCCTCGAAGCGCTCGCTCTGGTTGGTGGTGAAGCGCGGCCAGGCTTCGGCGCCGGGAATGATGTCGGCCAGCTCGGCGAACATCTGGCAGCCGTTGCACACGCCCAGGCCGAACGTGTCGGTGCGGCCGAAGAAGCCCTTGAACTGGTCCGCCAGTACCGGGTTGAAGGTGATGGAACGCGCCCAGCCGATGCCGGCACCCAGCGTGTCGCCGTAGCTGAAGCCGCCGCAGGCGACCACGCCCTTGAAGTCGGCCAGATTCGCGCGGCCGGTCTGCAGGTCGGTCATGTGCACGTCGTACGCCTCGAAGCCTGCCTCGGTGAAGGCGTAGGCCATCTCGATGTGCGAGTTCACGCCCTGCTCGCGCAGGATGGCGACCTTCGGCTTGGCGAGGTTCAGGAACGGTGCGGCCACGTTCTCGGTCGGGTCGAACGTCAGGGCGACGTGCAGGCCCGGGTCGGTCGGCTCGCCGGCAGCGGCGTGCTCGGCATCGGCGCAGGCGGGGTTGTCGCGCTGCTGGCAGATCTTCCAGCTCACGGCGTCCCACACCTGGTGCAGGTCGGACAGCGTGGCGCTGAACACGCTCTTGGCATCGCGCCACACCTGCAGCTCGCCCTTGCCCACGTCCATGCTGGACGACTGCGGGCGCGTCTTGCCGACGAAGTGGCTCCACTTACTCAGGCCGTGCTCGCGCAGCGTCTGCATCACGTCATTGCGGTCGGCCGTGCGCACCTGCAGCACCACGCCCAGCTCTTCGTTGAACAGTGCCTTCAGCGTGAGTTCTTCGCGGCGCGCGCTCACCTGCTGGGCCCAGTTCTTGGCGTCGCCGGTTTCCATGCGGCTGTCGCTGATGCCGTCGCCTTCGGTGACCAGCATGTCCACGTTCAGTGCCACGCCCACGTGGCCGGCGAAGGCCATCTCGGCCGCTGCGGCCAGCAGGCCACCGTCGCTGCGGTCGTGGTAGGCCAGGATCTGGCCCTTGGCACGCAGCGCGTTCACGGCGTTGACCAGGTTCACCAGGTCCTGCGCGTCGTCGAGATCGGGCGCTACGTCACCGGCCTGGCCCAGCACCTGGCCCAGGATGGAGCCGCCCATGCGGCACTGGCCCTTGCCCAGGTCGACCAGCACCAGTGTGGTGTCTTCTTCCGTGGCGTCGAGCTGCGGCGTGAGCGTGCCGCGCACGTCGGGCAGCGTGGCGAAGGCGCTCACGATCAGGCTCACGGGCGAGGTCACCTTCTTGGCCGCGCCGGACTCGTCCTTCCACTGCGTGCGCATGGACAGCGAATCCTTGCCCACGGGGATGCTGATGCCCAAAGCGGGGCACAGCTCCATGCCCACGGCCTTCACCGTGGCATACAGATCGGCGTCTTCACCGGCTTCGCCGCAGGCGGCCATCCAGTTGGCGGACAGCTTCACGCGCGGCAGCTCGATAGGCGCGGCCAGCAGGTTGGTGATGGCCTCGGCCACGGCCATGCGGCCGGATGCGGGCGCGTCGATGGCAGCCAGCGGCGTGCGCTCGCCCATGCTCATCGCCTCGCCGGCAAAGCCTTTGTAATCGGCCAGCGTGACGGCGCAATCCGCCACCGGCACCTGCCAGGGGCCGACCATCTGGTCGCGGTGGCTCAGGCCGCCCACCGTGCGGTCGCCGATGGTGATCAGGAAGCGCTTGGACGCCACCGTGGGGTGCGCCAGCACGTCGATCACGGCCTTTTGCAGCGGCACGCCGGTCAGGTCGATGGGCGCCAGTTCCCGCTTCACCGTGGTCACGTCGCGGTGCATCTTGGGCGGCTTGCCCAGCAGCACTTCCATGGGCATGTCCACGGGCAGCTTCTGGTCTCCGGACGCAACGGCGGTGTCTTCCAGCACCAGCTGGCGCTCGCCCGTGGCTGTGCCGATCACGGCAAACGGGCAGCGCTCGCGCTCGCAGAACGCGCGGAACTGTTCCAGCGATTCCGGAGCGATGGCCAGCACGTAGCGTTCCTGGCTCTCGTTGGACCAGATTTCTTTCGGAGCCATGCCCGACTCTTCGAGCTGCACGGCGCGCAGGTCGAAGCGCGCGCCACGGCCCGCATCGTTGGTCAGCTCGGGGAAGGCGTTGGACAGACCGCCCGCGCCCACGTCGTGGATCGCCAGGATGGGGTTGGCCGCGCCTTGTGCCCAGCAGTGGTTGATGACTTCTTGCGCGCGGCGCTCGATCTCCGGATTGCCGCGCTGCACGGAGTCGAAGTCCAGCTCGGCCGCGTTGGCGCCCGTGGCCATCGAACTGGCCGCGCTGCCGCCCATGCCGATGCGCATGCCGGGGCCGCCCAGCTGGATCAGCAGCGAGCCGGCCGGGAACTCGATCTTCTGCGTGAGGCCGGAATCGATCACGCCCACGCCGCCCGCGATCATGATGGGCTTGTGGTAGCCGCGATCGATGCCGCCCACGGTCTGCTCGTATTCGCGGAAGTAGCCCAGCAGATTGGGACGGCCGAATTCGTTGTTGAACGCGGCGCCGCCCAGCGGGCCCTCGACCATGATCTGCAGCGGGCTGGCGATGTGCTCGGGCTTGCCGAACTCACCGCCCCACAGCTTGGACACGGTGAAGCCCGTCAGGCCGGCCTTGGGCTTGGAGCCCCGGCCCGTGGCGCCCTCGTCGCGGATTTCTCCGCCCGCGCCGGTCGATGCACCGGGGAAGGGCGAGATCGCCGTCGGGTGGTTGTGCGTTTCCACCTTCATCAGGATGTGGTTGGTCGCACTACTCTTTTCATAGCTGGAAGCGCTTGCTACACCTGCGCTGGAGGCCATTTTGGCCACAAAACGCTCCACCGGCACGCCTTCCATGATGGAGGCGTTGTCCGAGTACGCCACCACCGTGTGCTGGGGCGCCAGCTGGTGCGTATTGCGGATCATGGCGAACAGGCTCTTGTCCTGCTTTTCGCCGTCAATGGTGAACTGCGCGTTGAAGATCTTGTGGCGGCAGTGCTCGCTGTTGGCCTGCGCGAACATCATCAGTTCCACATCGGTCGGGTTGCGCTTCAGGGCCGTGAAGGCGTTGACCAGGTAGTCGATCTCGTCTTCCGCCAGCGCCAGGCCCCAGCGGGTGTTGGACGCCACCAGCGCCGCGCGGCCGCCGCCCAGCACATCGACGAACTCCATCGGCGCGGCCGGCAGCTCGGTGAACAGGCCGGACGCATCGGCGCGGCTCCACACCACCGATTCGGTCATGCGGTCATGCAGCAGCGCGGCGACCTGCTGGCGCTGCGCCTCGGTCAGCTCCGGCGCGCCCCCCAGCAGGCCGGCCTTGAGCGCCACACGGTACTCGGTGATGCGCTCCACGCGGCGGATGTCCAGGCCGCAGTTGCGGGCGATGTCCGTCGCCTTGGAGGCCCAGGGCGACACCGTGCCGATGCGCGGCGTGACGATGATGGCGGGGCCGTCGACCGGGCCGGTATAGGCATCGCCGTAGGTGAGCAGCGCCGACAGGCGCTCGCGCTCGGCGGGCGTGGGTTCGGCATCGGTCGCCACCACATGCACGAAGCGCGCTGCAATGCCGGTGATCTTGGGGTGGATGGCCTCGAGGGCGGGCTGCAGTTGCTGGGCGCGGAAGGAGCTGAGGGCATTGCCGCCCTCCAGCTGGGTCAAGTGCAAGGTCACGGTAGCGGCCTGTGTGGTGGGGAAACGGGGCGATGAAGAGCGCCATGCCGGGCGGCCGCTGAATGGGGCCGCGGCGTGCGGGGCGCCGGTATCTTTGGAAACCCTGCATTTTAGCGGTGCCGGCCCGCCACCCGCCGGCTGGCTGCAGGGAATGGGACCGGGTGGGATAATTCGGCCCCATGAGCATCAACATCAAAGACGCCGCGGGCATCGCGGGCATGCGCGAAGCGTGCCGGCTCGCCTCGGAAGTGCTGGACTACATCGCGCCCCACATCCGTCCCGGCATCACCACCAAGGACGTCGACCGCCTGGGCGCCGAATGCATGGCCCAGCAGGGCACCGTGTCCGCCACCATCGGCTACCAGCCGCCGGGCTATCCGCCCTACCCCGGCCACCTGTGCACCTCGCTCAACAACGTGGTCTGCCACGGCATCCCGAACGACAAGCCCCTGAAGAAGGGCGACATCATGAACGTGGACGTCACCGTGATCACCAAGGACGGCTGGTACGGCGACAACAGCCGCATGTACCTGATCGGCGACGTCTCCATCGCGGCCAAGCGGCTGTGCGCGTTGACCTTCGACGCCATGTGGCTGGGCATCCAGCAGGTCAAGCCGGGCGCGCGCCTGGGCGACGTGGGCCATGCCATCCAGAAGTTCGCCGAGGGGCATGGCCTGTCGGTGGTGCGCGAGTTCTGCGGCCACGGCATCGGCCAGAAGTTCCATGAGGAGCCGCAGGTGCTGCACTACGGCCGCCCCGGCACGCTGGAAGAGCTGGTGCCGGGCATGGTCTTCACGATCGAACCCATGCTCAACGCAGGCCGCCGCGAGGTGAAGGAACACGGCAACGACGGCTGGACCATCGTCACCAAGGACCGCAGCCTGTCGGCCCAATGGGAGCACACCGTCCTCGTCACCGAGACGGGCTACGAGGTGATGACCCTGTCGGCGGGCTCCCCGCCGTTGCCTCCGTTCGTGACCGCCACGCGCACCTGACGGCCAGCCGCCACACGGTGGCGGCCGCCTCCCGGGGTCACGTTCGGCGTGTCCATCGCATGTTTCTTGCATGATGCCGCTGCCATGTCCCTTCGCACGCCCTCGCCCCCTTCCACTCCCGCCTGCCTGGCGGAGCTGCACTCTCTGCGCGATACCTACCGGCGGGACAAGGCCGCACTGCTGGCCTCGCTGGCATCCGCCGGCGCCTCCACGCGCAGCATCCGCACATTGCTGGCGCGGCTGTCGGCACTGACGGACCGGCTGCTGTGCCAGCTCTGGCACCGGGCCGGCCTGCCGCAAGACGTGGTCCTGGCGGCGGTCGGTGGCTACGGCCGTGCGCAGCTGTTTCCACACTCTGACGTCGACGTGCTGGTGCTGCTGCCCGCAACGGCCGACTCTGGCGACTGCGGCCCGCTGCGCGCGCCGATCGAGGCCTTCATCGGCAGCTGCTGGGATGCGGGGCTGGAGATCGGCTCCAGCGTGCGCACCGTGGCCGAATGCCTCACCGAGTCCGCCGCCGACGTCACCGTGCAAACCTCGCTGCTGGAGGCCCGGCGCATCTGCGGCAGCCAGGCGCTGTTCGACGAGTTCAGGGTGCGCTACGACCAGCAGATGGACCCCGCCGCCTTCCTCGTCGCCAAGACGCTGGAGATGCGCCAGCGCCACAACAAGTACGAGAACACGCCCTACTCCCTGGAGCCCAACTGCAAGGAATCCCCGGGCGGCCTGCGCGATCTGCAGACCGTGCTGTGGGTGGCGCGCGCAGCCGGCCTCGGCAGCCACTGGAGCGAGCTGGCTGCCAGCGGCCTGGCCACGCCGCTCGAGGTGAATGCCATCGAGCGCACGGAAGCGCTGTTGTTCCTGATCCGCACCCGCCTGCATGCCATTGCGGGCCGGCACGAAGACCGGTTGGTGTTCGACCTGCAGACCGCCGTGGCCGAGGCTTTCGGCTACCGCTCCACCTCGCCCGACGGCAAGCGCCTGGCCATGCGCGCCAGCGAGACGCTGATGCGCCGCTACTACTGGGCCGCCAAGGCCGTGTCCCAGCTCAGCCAGATCCTGCTGCTGAACATCGAGGAACGGCTCAGCCCCTCCACGCACGAGCTGCGCCGCATCAACGATCGCTTCTTCGACAAGGCCGGCCTGATCGAGGTCGCCAGCGACGACCTGTACGAGAAGCATCCGCACGCCATCCTCGAAACCTTCCTGCTCTACGAGACCACGCCCGGCCTGCAGGACCTGTCGGTGCGCACGCTGCGCGCGCTGTACAACGCACGGGGCGTGATGGACGCGGCCTTCCGCCGCGATCCGGTCAACCGCGCCAACTTCATGCGCATCCTCAAGCAGCCGTCGGGCATCACCCACGCCATGCGGCTGATGAACCAGACCTCGGTGCTGGGGCGCTACCTGTGGCCGTTCCGGCGCATCGTCGGGCAGATGCAACACGACCTGTTCCACGTCTACACCGTGGACCAGCACATCCTGATGGTGCTGCGCAACGTGCGCCGCTTCTTCATGCCCGAGCACGCGCATGAGTACCCCTTCTGCTCGCAATTGGCCGGTGGCTGGGACAAGCCGTGGCTGCTTTATCTGGCCGCGCTGTTCCACGACATCGGCAAGGGCCGCGGCGGCGACCACTCCAAGATCGGTGCCGAGGAAGTGCGCCACTTCTGTCGCCAGCACGGCGTGGGCAAGGACGATGCGGCCCTCGTCGAATTCCTGGTCAGCGAGCATCTGGCCATGAGCCAGGTGGCGCAGAAGCAGGATCTGTCGGACCCCGACGTGATCGGTGCCTTCGCGCGCCGGGTGGGCAACGAGCGCAACCTGACAGCGCTGTACCTGCTGACCGTGGCCGACATCCGCGGCACCAGCCCCAAGGTCTGGAACGCCTGGAAGGGCAAGCTGCTGGAAGACCTGTACCGCGCCACGCTGCGCACCCTGGGCGGCCGCGCACCCGACGCCGCCGCCGAAATCGAAGCCCGCAAGCGCGAGGCGCTGGTGCTGCTGGCACTGAGCGCCCAGCCTTTCGAGGCCCACAAGAAGCTGTGGGACACGCTCGACGTGGGTTACTTCATGCGCCACGAGGCAGCCGACATCGCCTGGCACACGCGCCATCTCTCGCGCTTCGTGGGTTCCGCCAAGCCGGTGGTACGGGCACGCCAGTCGCTGGCGGGCGAGGGACTGCAGGTCATGGTCTATGCGGCGGATCAGCCCGACCTGTTCGCCCGCATCTGCGGCTACTTCGACCGGGCGGGCTTCAGCATCCTGGACGCGCGTGTGCACACGGCGAACAACGGCTACGCGCTGGACACGTTCCAGGTCGTGGCCTCCGACCAGGCCGGGCACTACCGCGAGCTGACCAACATGGTGGAAAACGGCCTGGTGCAGGCCATCGAGGAAGGCGGCCCCCTGCCCGAGCCGGCCCGACGGCGCGTGTCGCGGCGCGTGAAGAGCTTTCCCATCGCGCCCCGCGTGGCACTGCGCCCGGACGAAAAGGCACAACGCTGGCTCATCAGTATCTCTGCCAGCGACCGCGCGGGCCTGCTGTACCTGGTGGCGCGGGTGCTGTCGCAGCACCACCTCAGCGTGCAACTGGCCAAGGTCAGCACGCTGGGCGAGCGCGTCGAAGACACCTTCCTGGTGCAAGGGCCCGAACTGCAGAACAACGCGCGGCAGATCCAGATCGAGACCGAGCTGCTCGACACGTTGTCCGCGCACTGATTGCTACGCTTTATATAGCATCATGCGCTTATTCATGAAGCGCTGCAGCCTGTTTGATACGCAACAGGTCGACGTCAGTCATCCTCTGCCGCATCGATGCCGGGGAACAGCACCTCGGTGTAGCCGAACTGCGTGAAGTCGCGCACCCGCATCGGATAGAGCTTGCCCACGAGGTGATCGCATTCATGCTGCACCACACGCGCATGGAAGCCCTCAGCCACGCGGTCAATGGGGTCGCCGTACGGGTCCACGCCGGTATAGCGAATGCGCGACCAACGCGGCACCAGCCCGCGCAGGCCCGGCACCGACAGGCAACCCTCCCAGTCACTGTCTTCCTCCGGACCCAGGGGCGTGATCACCGGATTGATCAGCACCGTGGGTGGAACGAGAGGCCGGTCCGGATAGCGCGGATTGCGGTCGTTGGAGCCGAAGATGACGAGTTGAAGGTCCACGCCGATCTGCGGCGCCGCCAGCCCTGCCCCGTTCACCGACTGCATGGTCTCCCGCATGTCGCGCACCAGCAGGTGCAGCGCATCGGTATCGAACTCCGTCACAGGCTGGGCCACCCGCAGCAAGCGCGGATCGCCCATCTTCAGAATGGTGTGAATGGTCATGGGAATGCAGTGGGGGATAGATGGCAGCGGCT from Paracidovorax wautersii includes:
- the def gene encoding peptide deformylase, whose protein sequence is MTIHTILKMGDPRLLRVAQPVTEFDTDALHLLVRDMRETMQSVNGAGLAAPQIGVDLQLVIFGSNDRNPRYPDRPLVPPTVLINPVITPLGPEEDSDWEGCLSVPGLRGLVPRWSRIRYTGVDPYGDPIDRVAEGFHARVVQHECDHLVGKLYPMRVRDFTQFGYTEVLFPGIDAAEDD